From the genome of Streptomyces sp. NBC_01116, one region includes:
- a CDS encoding ROK family protein, producing MAERNRRTVRDLRRGNRARVLQRLYFDGPLSRQELGPVTGLSSGSISNVVAELSAEGLLEEAGVVDSDGGRPRTLLRVAPDGGLLVGIDIGETRVRVELFDLSLTELARTERLLAQHGYDVDRIVAHVRTGVADVLRDAGADPGRLLGIGIGVPGIIERDGPEGPDGSRSAVVHGQTIGWRAVPFEQLLREAVDVPPEVPLFIDNGAKTLGQAEMWFGGGRGAGAAAIALIGSGVGACVDHGDILDEDRMSLALEWGHTTVQLRGRRCRCGSIGCLEAYAGAQALRERWREAGGPLPEDADDETALAALLAAAYPEGQGPAPDPVALSLLDETAECLGAALADLINLFLPERILIGGWAGLLIGPRLLPDIRRYANEYALRHAAARTTIEMGRLGPDAVTVGAATLPLADFLTRGGSRPGPGGAGVPPRTPVQAVRERHRTAMN from the coding sequence ATGGCCGAGCGCAACAGACGGACCGTGCGTGACCTGCGAAGGGGCAATCGGGCGAGGGTATTGCAACGGTTGTATTTCGACGGCCCGCTGAGCCGCCAGGAGCTCGGACCGGTCACGGGGCTGAGTTCAGGTTCCATCAGCAACGTCGTTGCGGAACTCTCCGCCGAGGGACTCCTGGAGGAGGCCGGCGTCGTCGACTCCGACGGTGGCCGCCCCCGTACGCTGCTGCGCGTCGCCCCGGACGGCGGGCTGCTCGTCGGCATCGACATCGGCGAGACCCGGGTCCGCGTCGAGCTGTTCGACCTCTCCCTGACCGAACTGGCCCGCACCGAAAGGCTGCTGGCCCAGCACGGCTACGACGTCGACCGCATCGTCGCCCATGTCCGCACCGGCGTCGCGGATGTGCTGCGCGACGCGGGCGCCGACCCGGGCCGGCTCCTCGGCATCGGCATCGGGGTCCCCGGCATCATCGAGCGCGACGGACCCGAGGGGCCCGACGGCTCCCGGAGCGCGGTGGTCCACGGCCAGACCATCGGCTGGCGCGCGGTCCCCTTCGAGCAGTTGCTGCGCGAGGCGGTCGACGTGCCGCCCGAGGTGCCGCTGTTCATCGACAACGGCGCCAAGACGCTCGGCCAGGCCGAGATGTGGTTCGGCGGCGGCAGGGGCGCGGGCGCCGCCGCCATCGCCCTGATCGGCTCCGGCGTGGGTGCGTGCGTCGACCACGGCGACATCCTCGACGAGGACCGCATGAGCCTCGCCCTCGAATGGGGGCACACCACCGTCCAGTTGCGCGGCCGGAGGTGCCGCTGCGGCTCCATCGGCTGCCTGGAGGCGTACGCGGGCGCGCAAGCCCTGCGCGAGCGCTGGCGCGAGGCGGGTGGCCCGCTGCCCGAGGACGCCGACGACGAGACGGCGCTCGCCGCCCTGCTCGCCGCCGCCTACCCGGAGGGCCAGGGCCCCGCCCCGGACCCGGTGGCGCTCTCGCTGCTCGACGAGACGGCCGAATGCCTCGGCGCGGCCCTCGCCGACCTGATCAACCTCTTCCTGCCCGAGCGGATCCTGATCGGCGGCTGGGCGGGCCTGCTCATCGGCCCCCGCCTGCTCCCCGACATCCGCCGGTACGCGAACGAGTACGCCCTGCGCCACGCGGCGGCCCGCACCACCATCGAGATGGGCCGCCTCGGCCCGGACGCGGTCACCGTGGGCGCGGCGACGCTCCCGCTCGCCGACTTCCTCACCCGGGGCGGCAGCCGCCCCGGGCCGGGCGGCGCCGGCGTGCCGCCCCGTACTCCGGTCCAGGCGGTCCGGGAACGACACCGCACGGCGATGAACTGA
- a CDS encoding NUDIX domain-containing protein, producing MIRRHPFPALLVFDHADVPEAGTQVPAGGVVPSEDPERAVLREVTEETGLTGARVVRRIAVDARPHPETGQPGLTTLLLLNAPPVGPPSAWEHRVGGDGADAGIRFAPLPLEHPPADAQDAWLGLVDPHWSA from the coding sequence GTGATCCGGCGTCACCCCTTCCCCGCTCTGCTGGTGTTCGACCATGCGGACGTTCCCGAGGCGGGTACCCAGGTACCGGCGGGCGGCGTCGTGCCGAGCGAGGATCCGGAGCGGGCCGTCCTGCGCGAGGTCACCGAGGAGACCGGGCTGACGGGCGCCCGCGTGGTCCGGCGGATCGCGGTGGACGCCCGGCCCCATCCCGAGACCGGGCAGCCCGGGCTGACCACCCTCCTCCTGCTCAACGCCCCGCCGGTCGGGCCGCCTTCGGCGTGGGAGCACCGGGTCGGCGGCGACGGAGCCGACGCGGGGATCCGGTTCGCGCCGCTCCCCCTGGAGCACCCGCCGGCCGACGCCCAGGACGCGTGGCTGGGCCTGGTCGATCCGCACTGGTCCGCGTAG